A window of Benincasa hispida cultivar B227 chromosome 9, ASM972705v1, whole genome shotgun sequence genomic DNA:
gattcacctctcggccttgtctcttgattcttcccagatctactctgattaATCGCTCAACCAATCGCTCTCTCCGATCAATATTCAAGTCTCCCTTATCAAGTATATACAAGTATCAATTCTCTCGTATCCAGTATATCTCTTCAATGGAATTGcataagctatttataggcgaagctttgactctttacATTTGTGGTCCCCaactttattgttaaggtagtttctgaaatggtggagtggaTGTTCCTTCTGTTACCGCAATCAATCCGTCAGTAATgtacaacggtcagctgtacatgagtcagaatcctccgcaattgcgttgcctTTTACATCTTTAATCGTTtacccgcatgcggtgttgtttttttattaccgcatgcggtttgAAGTTGCGTTTGATCGCAAAgccttgatcgattgtcgcatgcgccgtcattgcgttgattgtctcttcattattgattgacgggtgcaatgcgacatagatgcgttgttcagtttatctttgagcatgaacgcatgcgatgacttgatttcctgctaaaacagacttgaaacattgattttctaccatcacaatggcgTCAGTGGGTGTATAgacaacaatttataattctcgcatttcgttagccaattttcatactATACTATCGCGCAAAattctttcttttggccgcaatatctaaataaaatggtataaataacttgtatttctacaagttatcacacccccaaatttagatatatgcttgtcctcaagcatatcttctactaaggcaatattgctcaattcttattctaaattttgcgttgattggttgctccgaatgctccatcTAGgtaacattacttaacaacgtaatttccttctatccttgataattcataacaaagccttactttattcttctatacaacaaatttctactcaaaaatgcttttctagttttaaaaagaatgtttacctcttcttgcaaaaacaacttgatgtgtctTGGATGCGATGGTCAAATTTACGTCATTcatttagagactgttgatcatggttacactcttcactttgacttgttcccacgggtgtcatgcgaacatccaactacggtgtGCGCCAATCTCactttaactcttgaattttaactaagtataactcttgctgatgagaggagttgtctcttatattcttttatttttcttcttctcatttttttctcttttcatattgtgtcgttcttggaaacccaccttcgttttggcttgctcccacggttttcatacgaacatccaactacgagcaggttcctttcacgacttaactcgtatcaggttgggattgttttgggattttccttgcactgacattggagttttgtatgaaaacaatttttttttataataatgaacgcattttttTAATGACTGCATTtacttgatcgcatctgctcagaccttccctaccctcaaatttagagaagcgcaaggttctcattgcgttgtttggacaaacacttagacaaaattttgaaaagaaggtttgagcagaattttgaaggataaaaggtaaaatagTGCTATAgccacgaattaactaagtgttagtcagaaaatacaaagtgtgggaaatgctactaagtgtatgcatatagctcatcatggcagcacaatgaataacgcaaaataaaagatcaagaatatcgcatataatgacaaaggatgataaagaagaggctaagGCATAGGGAAAGAATTGCTACttaattgtattaaaaattaactaagtatacaaggaattacaattaacgcaatataaatttttttatcatgtacaaagaatcgaaGAATTAGCTTCTacacaaagaaaaataatgaaagaagttgtcttttgtatttgattcaaacgggtgcacgattaaaaattaacaccatGCTTCCATTAACACAAATAcatatttgcagaggacgggtaacaacgcatgtatcatcgcaacacaccccttaactcaacgcatttctaGAGGACGAGCGCACGGTActtctaccagcgcaacactacctcaacatagggcgttttcgctaaggacgggctaacaatacatacgagcgcaacacatccatcaatgcaatgcatttgggtagaatggacgcaaagtgtatcttgttatcacaaaatgcacccatcatcgcgttgcataccaaattttatttttcctttttttaactCATCACTAATgcaagtcgaaaagactttgcggtgttcattgttttattcagtcattcaaaaaattttaagaatagcGCTACTAATGCATATAAATTAACgaaattaaacatgacatgaaaatacataaagcattaaaggctaattctaataagcagTAAATAACGCAATTTAGGAAGTAGTAaatgaaagctgtaaagaaagcaattaaatatagatatagggatgctgattgaaagaattTTTTCATAGTTACCGCAATAGCATCCTCCGCAAGTAGTTAATCATGCTTGTTAAAGTCGTTGGTCTACATACGTCGATCCACATCATCCCCAAGGTTAGGTTTAATTTGTTgaccattaactttaaatgcgTTGCTCCCGTCTTcagttgttagttccactgcaTCATGGGGAAAGATGGTCTTGATGCGGAATGGTTTAGACCAACGGAACTTCAACTTCCCTAGAAACAATCTCAAACGCACGTTAAACAGTAATACTTGTTGACCTTCAACGAATGTTCGGTTGTTTATGCGGTCATCATGCCAtttcttggttttctccttatagagCTTGGCATTTTCGTAGGCGTTCATTCGCCACTCGACCAACTGGTTCAATTGCAACTTCCGGACTTTCCTCGCACTTTCTAGATTAaagttcagcttcttgcatgcctTCATTGCCTTGTGTTCCAACTCGAGAGACAGATGACAAACTTTTCTGAAGACCAgagcatatggggacatgccgATTGGAGTTTTAAAGGAAGTCCTATATGTCCACAACGTTTCAtcgagcttgggtgaccaatccttcctggaggTACTAACTACCTTCtcaaagatagttttgatctctctgttagaaatctATGCCTGCCTATTAGTTTGTGGGTGATAAGCGGTTGCAACTCTATGGCTGACGTTAAATTTTTTCAACAGGTTGGTGATTATGCGGTTGATGAAATGTGAGCCTTCATCGCTGATTAAAGCTCGGAGGGTTCCATATTGGGCAAAGATATTCTTCTTGAGAAACTTCGCCACCgtggccgcatcattcttagcacatgcgatggcctcaacccacttcGATACATAATCAACCTGACCAGGATGTATTGATGACCTTTTGGCGGTGGAAATGGCCCCATAAAGTCgattccccaaacatcaaataattcaatctccaagattgacgtcaaaggcatttcatttcttctagACATGTTGCCCGTTCTCTGGCATCTATCGCACTGTACAACATGGGCATGGGCGTCcttgaatagtgttggccagaaatagccaCTCTGTAGAACTTTTGTGGTGGTCCGCtaccccccaaaatgtcctccataaggaGACTCGTGAAAAAGGTCCAAAATGTGCTTGACTTCAtgctcaggaacgcatcgaCGTAAAATATGATGAGGTCCAAGTCGATACAAGAAGGGGTCGTCCCAAAAATAAAACCTGACGTCATGTCTCAACTTTTTCTTCTATTGGTATGTGTAGTCTTCTGGTATTTGGCCGCAAATGATGATGTTtacaatgtccgcataccagggaatATTAACGCataccgacatcaacaactcatcagggaatctttcttcaatatctctTTCTTTCTGctgaacctcgcaattttctAACTTGACAGATGATCAGCGACTTGGTTCTCGTTGCCTTTCTGATCCTTACTttctaggtcaaattcttgcaggAGTAACACCCACCGTATCAGTCTCGGTTtcacatccttctttgtcataagATATTTGATCGCAGAATGATCAGCATACACCACAACGTTTATTCCAATTAAGTATTGTCGaaatttctttttctgtggttgtATAATTCTCCGGCGCATCATTCAACGTTTTGCTAGCATAAtagataggatgcaataccttgtccttgcACTGACTCAAGACTACGCCCACTGCATATCCGCTGGCatcacacatcaacgcaaatggttgcgtccaatccGACGCAATCAGAATGGGTGCGGTGATGAGTGCATTCTTCAGCGTGTGGAATGTTTCAGTGCACGCACCATCAAAATCATATTCACGGTCAGCCTCAAGGAGTGCACTTAAGGGTCTTACGATCTGAGAAAAGTTGCGGATAAATCTTCGATAAAACCCCGCATGTCCCAGAAAAATCTTAAGCATTTTCACATTTAATGGTGGTGGTAGCTTGGAAATCGCATTGATTTTtgcttgatcaacttccaatcctgccttcGATATTTTGTGACCTAGtacaattccttcttcaaccataaagtggcatttctcccagttcagAACAAGATTAGTTTCCACACATCTCTTCTAGAATTTCTCAAGATtagataaacaggagtcataattatTGCCGAAACcggaaaaatcatccataaataccTTGGCGAGCTCCTCCAAGAAATCTGAAAATATCGCCATCATACATCGTTGGAAAGTACCTGGTGCATTATATAGTCCAAACGGCATGCGACGAAATGCGAATGtgccaaatgggcacgtgaatgttgtcttatcttgatctTCCGGCGCAATTGCAATTTGGTTGTACCTTGAGTAGCCgtcaagaaaatagaagaattcattcccagcaagtcggtctaacatttgatcaataaacggtagtggaaagtggtcctttttagtggccagaTTTAATTTGCGATAATTCATACGGATTCTCCACCCCATAGTTGTCCTTGTGggatttaattcattcttgtcgtTGGTGACAACTGTCATTCCCCCTTTCTTCGGAACGTActgcactgggctcacccagctgCTGTCTGATATAGGGTAAATGACGCTTGCatccagccacttcactatttcttCTTCGCAACCTCCCTCATGGTAGGGTTCTAACGACGTTGTCTCTCTATAAATCCCATTTTCCTTCCTTAAGACGAATCTTGTACATGCAATATGAAGGACTGATCCCCCGAATATGCACCAAGGTCCATCCTACGGCTTTTGCGTTATTTTTCAGGATCTGAATAAGTGCATCCTTCTTTACTTTACTCAGCGAGGCAGATATAATAACCGGTAACGTGTTGTTacctcctaagtaagcataTTTGAGGTGCACAGGCAACGACTTTAACTCTACACTGGTGGTTCTTCTAAGGATAGCTTAGTGCGTTGCGTtgttcgttcagataacttgatcGTCTCAAAATCTGTCTCAATTTGAATTGTGGCGCAATTCTCCTCCTACATTGCACCGATTCcataatcttcttcctccaactctTCTAGGGGCTCGTGCCAAGGTTCTTCCTGCAATTCCTCAACATATTGACAATTCTTCATATCACTCGGGTATTTCGACACATTGAGAACGTTGAACTTCACTTGCTGATCGTCAACCCTAATAGTAAGTTCTTCTTTCTGTACATCGATCAGTGCCCGCCCTGTTGCAAGAAATGGgtgacccaagatgataggcacCTCTCTGTCAGCTTTATAATCTAATATGATAAAGTCAACAGGGAAGATAAAGTTATCTACTTGcacgagtacatcctctattttTCCCTCGGGATTCGTTATTGATCTATCGGGTAACTGTAATGTAATTGTGGTTGGTTTTGCGTTGCCGATATTTAGCTTCTTGAAGATCGATAAGAGCATTAGGTTTGTACTCGCCCTCAAATCACACAACACATTTCCAACCTTCTTTCTTCCTATTGAGCAGGGTAATGTGAAACTCCTGGGATCTTTCATTTTGGTGGGgatgttgttttgaaacagcGCACTGCACTCATATGTTaatgcaactgtttcattttccccgatcTTCCTTTTGTTAGCAAGTATAtccttgaggaatttcacaTAGCTCGACATTTACTCCAAAGCTTCCATTaagggaatattgatgtgtagttgtCGGAGAACATCCAAGAATCTCTTAAATTGcttactatcatctttcttcttcagcttggatgggaaaggtggaggatcccgccgtACTTCCTGTGCAGCTGGCTGTTCATTGAGGTCATATGCTTGTTGTGTTTTAGTAActggaggttgcgttgattttgaatttaagtcTTGCTGAGATTCATCCCTTGTAGATGTACTTACTTTTGAACACGTGATTCCGTCATTAATGGTTGATTGGTCATCGTTGGTGGTTAGTCTACTGGTCTTGTTATTGAATATGGTACAGATGGCATAGGGGCTATTGTCttgccacttcttaatgtcactacttgacattgctctttaccgcGTGGCCCCTATGCTCCCGAACTGCTGGGCAACGTACCAGGCATTTTATTCTTAAGTTTAACCTGCTCCTCCAGCTCTCTAAGGGAGGAAGCTTGCAATTGCCTTATTGCCTCGCTCTTCTCGATATAATGTTTCAACAACGTTTCCAGAGACGAGGTACTGCAAGAggtgtcaaaaaaaaaaaaaaaaacggttgGTCATAGGGTTTGTATACTTTGAAAATTTCCTGAGCTGTGATCCTGATTAATGAAGAccggagggttgcctcgatTCCCCTGATAACTGTTCTGATGATCCATTTGGCTCCCCTAGTTTGTGATTCCCGTCCAACTGAAAGTTGGTGATTCCACCAACCAGAGTTGTGTTGCCGACGGTTCATTTGTAGACAGAGTAATACGGATTGCTGATTCCACGGCAGACTTCCGCTGGATGTCCTTCTCTCACATAGAACGCAATTCATTGCGGCCAACAGTGTGTTAACACATTGTTGCGCTGATTCCACGAGCGAGGTCATTATGGTCATCTGGTCTACCAGGGTGTTCATTGTATAAGTTGACTACAACGGTACTTCCTGCTCTCTCCTTCTCCAAACCTTTTTCCTCAAACTCGTATCACCATTCATCTGAATTTCGCGAAAATGCGATCTCTAAGATGCTCTTTGCTTCCATATATGATTTGTCCATTAATCCTCCTCTGCGGAGGCATTAGCAACTGCTTGCGTTGGTTAAATCCAAGCCAttgtaaaaagtctccatcaaaatgcaatcgggaatcccgatatgcgaaCAGCTCTTCATAATTTGtttgaatcgcacccaggcggaaCTCCAATACCAGTAATGCTTTACCCCTAGCTGTCCCGCACCGCAAAAATcccaaatttgagattttatctttctttttactGGGGGTTATTCAATGGAACTACTATCGAGAATTCTTTTGGACCATTTTTCCTAGTATCATTCCGATGTTCATTGCTATGGCTTGGTGGTGAAATGGTAGACACGCGAAACTCAAAATCTCGTGCTAAAGAGCGTGGAGGTTCGAGTCCTCTTCAAGGTAATAATGTTGAGAATACTCGTTGAATTGGAAGGAATAAGTTCGGCAGCAGATCACAAATCTTGGCGATCTTCTCTATCTAATGAATGAGAGTCCACTTTGAAATCGTCCGCCCTGCACCCAACCCCCGAGTATATGCTTCAACAGGAATTAAACAAGGGTAGATTGATACAATAGAAACCTCTGGTAAAATGCCCACCCATAACCCAGCAGATAAAGTACATTACATAGTCCGTTTTAGGGATTGGCGACTTACCCATTCAGTGACTTTGGTATCCATTAGACAATGGTCGCTTTtcattccaattttattttttcgtaTCCATTCAAAGCTTATAACACTTCTCCTTCCGATCTTCCAGCACCGGGCAGGTGTTAGACTCTATACATCGTGTTACCACTTAGCAGAGTTTTTATGAAGAGAATGAATCTTTTTATCGAAGGATCAGAAAAAATGGGTCCGGACCTCCCCCGGGAATGATTTGGAAGatccaaaacaaaaaatagtggTACCATTGAATTGGAAGGAATAAGTTCGGCAATGGATCACGAAATCTTGGCGATCTCCTCTATCTAATGAATGGGAGTCCGCTTATCACAATAAGTCTTCTGTCCTACTATAGGTGCTGCGACAACCTTTACCAAGTCCGAACGATTCAAAAAACTTGTGCGCATGTATATGTGAGGTTTCTATATCCTATTTATAGCTTCATATTTCTTTGAGAGAGTGGAGATCGGATTTCTCTTCCAACCCCCTTTTTAAAGAACTTGATTTCAATCTCAATAAAGAAATGAAAGCAACAGATATCTTTGTTCACAATAGAAAAACTTTCTTATGATGAATTCGATAATCCTTGGAATTATcttaatgaacaaaaaaaaaaatcaattttttgtcTATCTTCATCGTTGAACTCCTGTACGTACTAATGGTGTTACAACATGAAATGAGTCTGTAATTACTATGCTTCTTGCCACCTTAACGACAGAAAAAAGGATTGATCAAATTCTATTGAGTCTTACTCATAGTGATCATTTATCAAAGAATGACTCTGGTTATCAAATGATTGAATAACTGGGAGTAGGAAGGGTTGTTGCACAAAATGTACTTCTAAGTAATTACTCCATAGATCGATTGTCATGTCTGAGGATTTTAAGTGGACGATTAAGCAAGCTTCCTTTGTTGATCTCGAGATTTGTCTAACTCTTGTCTTTTTAGAGATCGATTTCTTAAAAAACTTTGAATCGAATTGGAGTGCCTTTCTAATCCTGAGCCGAGGGAATACTACTAAAGATTCGAGCCATAGAATTTCTCAATTCTGACACAAGCTACTTATTAGATCTAATAAGTACATTAGATCTAATAGAATTATTTTGTTGTATCCAGACTAATATCAATCCAACccatttcatgaagaaaatgtGACCAATTAACCAACCAACAAAAATAGTCCTTCAAGATCCATTACGTGTCCAAGGCCTTTTGTTCTTTTTTGAAAGCACTTTTCTTATAATACGATAATAAATAAGTACTCTAAGTTGCAGGGAAGAAGCTAGATCAAGAGTCAGGGAATTCCTGATTGAGCAACCTTTCCATTCCCTTTTCCTT
This region includes:
- the LOC120084542 gene encoding uncharacterized protein LOC120084542 — encoded protein: MSSYVKFLKDILANKRKIGENETVALTYECSALFQNNIPTKMKDPRSFTLPCSIGRKKVGNVLCDLRASTNLMLLSIFKKLNIGNAKPTTITLQLPDRSITNPEGKIEDVLVQVDNFIFPVDFIILDYKADREVPIILGHPFLATGRALIDVQKEELTIRVDDQQVKFNVLNVSKYPSDMKNCQYVEELQEEPWHEPLEELEEEDYGIGAM